The Gimibacter soli genome includes a region encoding these proteins:
- the lon gene encoding endopeptidase La, which translates to MSESDLVSRPNTVLPVLPLRDIVVFPHMIVPLFVGRDKSVRALEEVMGKDKQILLVAQRDAGEDDPTPNDVYDIGTVASVLQLLKLPDGTVKVLVEGGERATVQRFTKDDDFLEAEIAYLEPAEEDPAELTALARSVVAQFDAYVKLNKKIPAEVLATISQIEDHGKLADTVAAHLALKIGDKQELLAIPTISERLERIFAFMEGEIGVLQVEKKIRGRVKRQMEKTQREYYLNEQLKAIQKELGEGDDGREEIQELEEKINATKLSKEAKEKCLAELKKLKTMSPMSAEATVVRNYLDWMLTVPWGKRSRVKKDIKLAQKVLDADHYGLEKVKERIIEYLAVQQRAKVLKGPILCLVGPPGVGKTSLGKSIAKATGREFVRFSLGGVRDEAEIRGHRRTYIGSMPGKVMQSMKKAGSTNPLFLFDEIDKMGQDFRGDPASALLEVLDPEQNSKFNDHYLEIDYDLSDVMFVTTANSLRMPQPLLDRMEIIQLSGYTEDEKVEIAKRHLIPKIIKDHGLKRGEWSISDGAVRDVIRYYTREAGVRSLEREFAKLARKAVKEIVEGKKKSISLTSRNLGNYAGVRKYRYGEIDEIDQVGVTTGLAWTEVGGELLPIEAVTVPGKGAIKQTGKLGEVMRESIEAARSYVHSRSLAFGIQPSVFEKKDIHIHVPEGATPKDGPSAGIAMCTSIVSVLTGVEVRRDIAMTGEVTLRGRVLAIGGLKEKLLAALRGGITKVLIPADNEKDLAEIPDNVKRGMEIVPVRSVDEVLKHALVKPLTPLSPEDVEPIPDISKEKSVSGVQATTH; encoded by the coding sequence ATGTCAGAATCTGACCTCGTTTCACGCCCGAATACCGTCCTGCCGGTGCTGCCGCTCCGCGATATCGTGGTATTCCCGCACATGATCGTGCCGCTGTTTGTCGGCCGCGACAAATCCGTGCGCGCGCTGGAAGAGGTAATGGGCAAGGACAAGCAGATCCTGCTTGTGGCCCAGCGCGATGCCGGTGAAGACGATCCGACCCCGAACGATGTGTATGACATCGGCACGGTCGCAAGCGTCCTGCAGCTCCTCAAACTGCCCGATGGCACCGTGAAGGTGCTGGTGGAGGGCGGCGAGCGCGCAACCGTGCAGCGTTTCACCAAGGATGACGATTTCCTTGAAGCCGAGATCGCCTATCTGGAGCCCGCCGAGGAAGACCCGGCGGAACTGACCGCGCTCGCGCGTTCGGTCGTTGCCCAGTTCGACGCCTATGTGAAGCTCAACAAGAAGATCCCGGCCGAAGTGCTGGCGACGATCAGCCAGATCGAGGACCACGGCAAGCTTGCCGATACGGTTGCCGCGCATCTGGCGCTGAAGATCGGCGACAAGCAGGAACTGCTGGCCATCCCGACGATTTCCGAACGCCTTGAGCGCATCTTTGCCTTCATGGAAGGCGAGATCGGCGTGCTGCAGGTGGAGAAGAAGATTCGCGGCCGCGTGAAGCGGCAGATGGAGAAGACCCAGCGCGAATATTATCTGAACGAGCAGCTGAAGGCGATCCAGAAGGAACTTGGCGAAGGCGACGATGGCCGCGAGGAAATTCAGGAACTCGAGGAAAAGATCAACGCCACCAAGCTTTCGAAGGAAGCCAAGGAAAAATGCCTGGCCGAGCTGAAGAAGCTGAAAACCATGAGCCCCATGTCGGCCGAAGCGACCGTGGTGCGCAACTATCTTGACTGGATGCTGACCGTTCCGTGGGGCAAGCGCAGCCGCGTCAAGAAAGACATCAAGCTCGCCCAGAAGGTGCTGGACGCCGATCATTACGGCCTCGAAAAGGTCAAGGAACGGATTATCGAGTATCTGGCCGTGCAGCAGCGCGCCAAGGTACTGAAAGGCCCGATTCTCTGCCTAGTCGGTCCTCCGGGCGTTGGTAAAACCTCGCTCGGCAAATCCATCGCCAAGGCAACGGGGCGCGAATTTGTGCGCTTCTCGCTCGGTGGCGTGCGGGATGAGGCCGAGATTCGCGGTCACCGCCGCACCTATATCGGCTCCATGCCCGGCAAGGTCATGCAGTCGATGAAGAAGGCCGGCAGCACGAACCCGCTGTTCCTTTTCGACGAGATCGACAAGATGGGGCAGGACTTCCGCGGCGATCCGGCTTCGGCGCTGCTTGAGGTGCTGGACCCCGAACAGAACTCCAAGTTCAACGACCATTATCTGGAGATCGACTATGATCTCTCGGACGTGATGTTCGTCACCACCGCCAACTCGCTCCGGATGCCGCAGCCGCTGCTGGACCGGATGGAGATCATCCAGCTTTCGGGCTACACCGAAGACGAGAAGGTCGAAATCGCCAAGCGTCACCTCATTCCGAAGATCATCAAGGATCACGGACTGAAGCGCGGAGAATGGTCGATCTCGGATGGTGCTGTCCGCGATGTGATCCGCTATTACACTCGCGAAGCCGGGGTGCGGAGCCTGGAGCGCGAATTCGCCAAGCTCGCCCGCAAGGCGGTGAAGGAAATCGTCGAGGGCAAGAAGAAGTCCATCTCGCTCACGTCCCGCAATCTCGGCAATTATGCCGGGGTGCGCAAATATCGTTACGGCGAGATCGACGAGATCGATCAGGTTGGCGTGACAACCGGTCTTGCCTGGACCGAAGTGGGCGGCGAGCTGCTGCCCATCGAGGCCGTGACCGTGCCCGGCAAGGGCGCGATCAAGCAGACCGGCAAGCTCGGCGAAGTGATGAGAGAATCGATCGAGGCGGCACGTTCCTATGTGCATTCGCGTTCGCTCGCTTTCGGTATCCAGCCTTCGGTATTCGAGAAAAAGGATATCCACATTCACGTGCCCGAGGGTGCAACGCCGAAAGACGGCCCGTCGGCCGGTATCGCCATGTGTACCTCGATCGTCTCGGTCCTGACCGGGGTTGAGGTTCGCCGCGATATCGCCATGACCGGCGAGGTGACCCTGCGCGGTCGCGTTCTCGCCATTGGCGGACTCAAGGAGAAGTTGCTGGCTGCTCTCCGCGGGGGAATCACCAAGGTGCTGATCCCGGCGGACAACGAGAAAGACCTCGCAGAAATCCCCGATAACGTGAAAAGGGGCATGGAAATCGTCCCCGTGCGCTCCGTGGACGAGGTTTTGAAGCATGCATTGGTGAAACCGCTGACCCCGCTTTCACCTGAGGACGTCGAGCCAATCCCTGATATTTCCAAGGAAAAATCGGTTTCCGGGGTGCAAGCGACGACTCATTAA
- a CDS encoding HU family DNA-binding protein, with the protein MNKNDLIAKVADAAALSKADAGKAVDAVFDAITASLKAGDEVRLVGFGTFAVAARAATTGRNPRTGEEIKIPASKQPKFKAGKGLKDAVNG; encoded by the coding sequence TTGAACAAGAACGATCTCATTGCAAAAGTCGCCGATGCAGCTGCTCTTTCGAAAGCCGACGCTGGTAAAGCTGTTGATGCCGTCTTCGACGCCATCACCGCTTCGCTCAAAGCTGGTGACGAAGTTCGTCTCGTAGGCTTCGGCACTTTCGCTGTTGCTGCTCGTGCAGCGACCACGGGTCGTAACCCGCGCACCGGCGAAGAAATCAAGATCCCGGCTTCGAAGCAGCCGAAATTCAAGGCCGGCAAAGGCCTCAAGGACGCCGTTAACGGCTAA
- a CDS encoding dicarboxylate/amino acid:cation symporter, with the protein MSSSMRILLALFLGVAGGALLQAYLPHWVSDVEALTGPVGAMWLAGLRMAVVPLIFALIVTGIGTATEAAAAGGMVARSLGLFLFLLVVSALIGVILMPAFLSMMPVDPAAAETLRASVASTATIPETPGLGDWFRSLIPSNILASAANGDSLQIVIFAIIFGFAITRLPEGPRVMLTDFFRAVGDAMMQIVHWVIWVAPVGIFALAFSLGAGADAALAEALLSYIVMISVLCIICGLVIYPLVGWFSGVKVGDFARAAASAQVVAASTRSSLASLPATIESADRLGIDKRVSGVVLPMAVSLLRVTSASANLGVAIFIAHIYGVEPSMTTLLAAGALSVLVSLTIVSLPAQANLYIVIPPLCAVFGVPPEILAVLVAVETFPDTFRTISNVTANLGVSAIVANRDKKKNETD; encoded by the coding sequence ATGTCATCTTCAATGCGCATTCTGCTGGCGCTCTTTCTCGGCGTGGCTGGCGGTGCGTTGCTGCAGGCCTATCTGCCGCACTGGGTAAGCGACGTGGAGGCGCTGACCGGCCCGGTTGGCGCAATGTGGCTTGCGGGCTTGCGCATGGCCGTGGTGCCGCTCATTTTCGCGCTGATCGTGACAGGCATCGGCACGGCGACCGAAGCAGCGGCCGCTGGCGGCATGGTGGCGCGGTCGCTTGGGCTTTTTCTTTTCCTCCTGGTGGTGTCGGCGCTCATCGGCGTCATCCTGATGCCGGCCTTCCTGTCGATGATGCCGGTGGACCCGGCAGCCGCCGAAACGCTCCGGGCATCTGTGGCATCCACGGCGACGATCCCGGAAACCCCGGGGCTTGGGGACTGGTTCCGCAGCCTCATTCCATCGAACATTCTGGCGAGTGCGGCGAACGGCGACAGCCTGCAGATCGTTATCTTCGCCATCATCTTCGGATTCGCCATCACCCGCCTGCCGGAAGGCCCGCGCGTGATGCTGACCGACTTTTTCCGGGCGGTCGGTGACGCGATGATGCAGATCGTGCACTGGGTGATCTGGGTGGCGCCTGTCGGGATTTTTGCGCTTGCCTTCTCGCTCGGGGCAGGGGCGGACGCAGCGCTCGCCGAAGCGCTTCTCTCCTATATCGTGATGATTTCGGTCCTGTGCATCATCTGCGGCCTCGTTATCTATCCGCTTGTCGGCTGGTTCAGCGGCGTCAAGGTGGGTGATTTTGCCCGGGCGGCTGCCTCGGCGCAGGTGGTGGCGGCATCGACCCGGTCTTCGCTCGCCAGCCTGCCTGCCACCATCGAAAGTGCGGACCGGCTGGGCATCGACAAAAGGGTAAGCGGCGTGGTGCTGCCGATGGCGGTTTCGCTCCTCCGCGTGACAAGCGCCTCCGCCAATCTCGGGGTCGCCATCTTTATCGCCCATATATACGGTGTGGAGCCCAGCATGACGACGCTGCTGGCCGCGGGTGCGCTTTCGGTGCTTGTCAGCCTCACCATCGTCAGCCTGCCGGCGCAGGCCAATCTCTATATCGTCATTCCGCCGCTCTGTGCCGTGTTCGGGGTGCCGCCCGAAATTCTGGCGGTGCTGGTGGCCGTTGAAACCTTCCCCGATACCTTCCGGACCATCTCGAATGTCACGGCGAATCTGGGGGTTAGTGCCATTGTTGCGAATAGGGACAAAAAAAAGAACGAGACTGATTGA
- a CDS encoding NADH-quinone oxidoreductase subunit A — protein MQSLLMQYLPILIFLGIAIGLSVVFVAAAWLIARQNPDSEKLSAYECGFEAFEDARHQFDVRFYLVAILFIIFDLEVAFLFPWAVTLGKIGLFGFWSMMAFLGVLTIGFIYEWKKGALEWE, from the coding sequence ATGCAATCGTTGCTCATGCAGTATCTGCCGATCCTTATTTTCCTTGGAATCGCCATTGGTCTGTCCGTGGTGTTCGTGGCTGCCGCCTGGCTCATCGCCCGGCAGAATCCCGATAGCGAAAAGCTGTCGGCCTACGAGTGTGGTTTCGAGGCGTTCGAGGATGCGCGGCACCAGTTCGACGTCCGCTTCTATCTGGTGGCGATCCTCTTCATCATCTTCGACCTTGAGGTCGCCTTCCTGTTCCCGTGGGCTGTGACCCTCGGCAAGATCGGGCTCTTCGGTTTCTGGTCGATGATGGCCTTCCTTGGTGTCCTCACCATCGGCTTCATTTATGAATGGAAGAAAGGGGCGCTCGAATGGGAGTAG
- a CDS encoding NuoB/complex I 20 kDa subunit family protein, whose protein sequence is MGVEVSSTAVATGAENPADNAYFQNLNEELTDKGFVVTSLEELVNWARTGSLWWMTFGLACCAVEMMHSSMPRYDLERFGVAPRGSPRQSDVMIVAGTLTNKMAPALRKVYDQMPEPRYVISMGSCANGGGYYHYSYSVVRGCDRIVPVDIYVPGCPPTAEALIYGILQLQRKIRRTGTIVR, encoded by the coding sequence ATGGGAGTAGAAGTCTCTTCCACGGCGGTTGCCACAGGGGCTGAGAACCCGGCGGACAATGCCTATTTCCAGAATCTGAACGAGGAACTGACCGACAAGGGTTTTGTCGTCACGTCTCTGGAAGAGCTGGTCAACTGGGCACGCACCGGTTCGCTCTGGTGGATGACCTTCGGCCTCGCCTGCTGCGCGGTCGAGATGATGCATTCCTCCATGCCGCGCTACGACCTTGAGCGCTTTGGCGTTGCCCCGCGTGGCAGCCCGCGCCAGTCGGACGTGATGATCGTGGCCGGTACGCTCACGAACAAGATGGCACCGGCGCTGCGCAAGGTTTACGACCAGATGCCCGAGCCGCGCTATGTGATCTCGATGGGCAGCTGCGCGAACGGCGGCGGCTATTATCACTATTCCTATTCGGTGGTGCGCGGCTGCGACCGCATCGTGCCCGTCGACATTTATGTTCCGGGCTGCCCGCCGACGGCGGAAGCGCTGATCTATGGCATCCTGCAGCTGCAGCGCAAGATTCGCCGCACCGGGACCATCGTTCGTTAA
- a CDS encoding NADH-quinone oxidoreductase subunit C: MTDKVLKDLGDHIAGRLPNEVIAVSVAFGELTVTARADHVQKVLTFLRDDGDCLFKQLVDLCGADYPERVKRFDVVYHLLSVHLNQRIRVKVETDADTPVPTATEIFPAAGWFEREAWDMYGIFFADHPDLRRMLTDYGFSGHPLRKDFPLTGYVEVRYSEEEKRVVYEPVKLAQEFRSFDFMSPWESAQYVLPGDEKAESK, from the coding sequence ATGACTGACAAAGTTTTGAAGGATCTTGGGGATCATATCGCCGGGCGCCTGCCGAACGAGGTGATCGCGGTTTCGGTTGCCTTTGGCGAGCTGACTGTGACGGCGCGCGCCGACCATGTCCAGAAGGTGCTGACCTTCCTGCGGGACGACGGCGATTGCCTGTTCAAGCAGCTTGTCGACCTGTGCGGGGCTGATTATCCAGAGCGCGTGAAGCGCTTCGATGTTGTTTATCACCTGCTGTCGGTTCACCTGAACCAGCGCATCCGCGTGAAGGTGGAAACCGATGCCGATACCCCGGTGCCGACCGCGACCGAGATTTTCCCGGCTGCCGGCTGGTTCGAGCGCGAGGCATGGGACATGTACGGCATCTTCTTTGCCGACCATCCGGACCTCAGGCGCATGCTGACCGACTATGGTTTTTCGGGCCATCCGCTTCGCAAGGATTTCCCGCTCACCGGCTATGTCGAGGTCCGCTATTCCGAGGAAGAGAAGCGCGTGGTTTACGAACCCGTCAAGCTCGCCCAGGAGTTCCGCTCCTTCGATTTCATGAGCCCGTGGGAAAGCGCGCAGTATGTGCTGCCCGGTGACGAAAAGGCGGAGTCCAAGTAA
- a CDS encoding NADH-quinone oxidoreductase subunit D — protein sequence MAEVDIKNYCLNFGPQHPAAHGVLRMVMELDGEVVERVDPHIGLLHRGTEKLIEYKQYLQAMPYFDRLDYVAPMNQEHAFVLAIEKLMGAEVPLRGQYIRVLFSEIGRVLNHLLNLTTHAMDVGALTPILWGFEEREKLMVFYERISGARLHAAYFRPGGVHQDMPAGLAEDIMAWTETFPAVLADMEALLIDNRIFKQRNVDIGVVSAEDAFAWGFSGPMLRGSGIAWDLRKSQPYEVYDKMDFKVAVGKNGDCYDRFMLRIGEIYESLKIIRQCLNDMPGGPVLSIDNKIAPPRRADMKRSMEALIHHFKLYTEGIRVPEGEVYAAVEAPKGEFGVYLVSDGSNKPYRCKIRAPGFVHLQAMDFMLKGHMLADAPAVLGAMDIVFGEVDR from the coding sequence ATGGCTGAAGTCGATATCAAGAATTATTGCCTGAACTTCGGTCCGCAGCACCCTGCGGCCCACGGCGTGCTGCGCATGGTGATGGAGCTGGACGGCGAGGTCGTGGAGCGGGTTGACCCCCATATCGGCCTTCTGCACCGCGGCACCGAGAAGCTGATCGAGTACAAGCAGTATCTGCAGGCCATGCCGTATTTCGACCGCCTCGACTATGTGGCGCCGATGAACCAGGAGCATGCCTTCGTTCTCGCCATCGAGAAGCTGATGGGCGCCGAAGTGCCCCTGCGCGGCCAGTATATCCGCGTTCTCTTCTCGGAAATCGGCAGGGTGCTCAATCACCTCTTGAACCTGACGACCCACGCGATGGACGTTGGCGCGCTGACCCCGATTCTCTGGGGCTTTGAAGAGCGCGAAAAGCTGATGGTCTTCTATGAGCGGATTTCGGGCGCCCGCCTGCACGCCGCTTACTTCCGCCCGGGTGGTGTCCACCAGGACATGCCGGCAGGGCTTGCTGAAGACATCATGGCATGGACGGAAACCTTCCCGGCGGTTCTCGCCGACATGGAAGCCCTTCTGATCGACAACCGTATCTTCAAGCAGCGTAACGTCGATATCGGCGTGGTCAGCGCTGAAGATGCGTTCGCCTGGGGCTTCTCCGGCCCGATGCTGCGTGGTTCGGGCATCGCCTGGGATCTTCGCAAATCGCAGCCCTATGAAGTCTATGACAAGATGGATTTCAAGGTGGCTGTCGGCAAGAACGGCGACTGCTACGACCGCTTCATGCTGCGGATCGGCGAGATTTACGAATCGCTGAAGATCATCCGCCAGTGCCTGAACGACATGCCGGGTGGCCCGGTCCTTTCCATCGACAACAAGATCGCCCCGCCGCGCCGGGCCGATATGAAGCGTTCGATGGAAGCGCTCATTCACCACTTCAAGCTTTACACCGAAGGCATCCGCGTCCCCGAGGGCGAGGTTTATGCCGCGGTTGAAGCGCCGAAGGGTGAGTTTGGTGTCTATCTGGTTTCCGACGGCTCGAACAAGCCGTACCGCTGCAAGATCCGGGCACCCGGATTCGTGCATCTGCAAGCGATGGATTTCATGCTGAAAGGCCACATGCTGGCCGATGCGCCGGCCGTACTCGGCGCGATGGATATTGTGTTTGGTGAGGTGGACAGATGA
- the nuoE gene encoding NADH-quinone oxidoreductase subunit NuoE, translated as MSTASETVAFAWTAENEAEAQRHIAKYPSGKQQSAVMPLLHLAQKQNDGHVTQEIMEFIADYLGMPAIRVMEVATFYTMYNHKPVGKHHVQVCTTTPCWLRGSDGIVSACKKRLGVEMGGTTADGMFTLSEVECAGACVNAPVVAIGDDYYEDLTPESMTALLDALAKGEDVKPGPQNGRQTSAPEGGATTLKDFIAKA; from the coding sequence ATGAGCACGGCAAGCGAAACCGTGGCCTTCGCCTGGACGGCGGAAAACGAGGCCGAAGCGCAGCGTCATATCGCCAAGTATCCGTCCGGCAAGCAGCAAAGCGCCGTGATGCCGCTTCTGCATCTGGCGCAGAAACAGAATGACGGCCATGTCACGCAAGAGATCATGGAATTCATTGCCGATTATCTCGGCATGCCCGCGATCCGCGTGATGGAAGTAGCCACTTTCTACACGATGTATAACCACAAACCCGTGGGTAAACATCATGTGCAGGTCTGCACCACCACGCCGTGCTGGCTGCGGGGTTCGGATGGCATCGTTTCGGCCTGCAAGAAGCGCCTCGGCGTTGAAATGGGCGGTACGACGGCTGACGGCATGTTCACGCTTTCGGAAGTCGAGTGTGCGGGTGCCTGTGTCAACGCACCGGTCGTGGCGATCGGCGACGATTATTACGAAGACCTGACGCCTGAAAGCATGACGGCGCTTCTCGATGCGCTCGCCAAGGGCGAGGACGTGAAGCCGGGTCCGCAAAATGGTCGTCAGACGAGCGCGCCCGAGGGCGGCGCCACGACGCTCAAAGATTTCATCGCGAAGGCGTAA
- the nuoF gene encoding NADH-quinone oxidoreductase subunit NuoF: protein MLQDKDRIFTNLYGHQDWRLPAAMKRGDWDGTKDILAKGREWIIEEMKASGLRGRGGAGFPTGLKWSFMPKQSDGRPSYLVVNADEGEPGTCKDRDLMRHDPHKLIEGCLIAGFAMNAVAAYIYIRGEFVREAEVLDAAIEEARAKGFLGSNACGSGYAFDVFVHRGAGAYICGEETALIESLEGKKGQPRLKPPFPANVGVWGCPTTVNNVESIAVAPTILRRGASWFSGIGRPNNTGTKVFCISGHVNKPCNVEEEMGIPLKDLIEKHAGGVRGGWDNLLAVIPGGSSVPLLPKSVCDTVLMDFDSLREVQSGLGTAAVIVMDKSTDVVKAIARLSAFYKHESCGQCTPCREGTGWMWRVMERLVKGEAEKSEIDMLLDVSKQIEGHTICALGDAAAWPIQGLMRHFRGEVEARIDAYHAKAAAE, encoded by the coding sequence ATGCTTCAGGATAAAGACCGCATCTTCACCAACCTCTACGGACACCAGGATTGGCGCCTGCCGGCTGCCATGAAGCGCGGTGACTGGGATGGTACGAAAGACATTCTCGCCAAGGGGCGCGAGTGGATCATCGAAGAGATGAAGGCCTCGGGCCTTCGTGGCCGTGGCGGCGCAGGCTTCCCGACCGGTCTCAAATGGTCCTTCATGCCCAAGCAATCGGACGGTCGCCCGAGCTATCTCGTGGTGAATGCCGACGAGGGCGAGCCCGGCACCTGTAAAGACCGCGACCTGATGCGCCACGATCCGCACAAGCTGATCGAGGGCTGCCTGATCGCCGGTTTCGCCATGAATGCTGTGGCGGCCTACATCTATATCCGCGGCGAATTCGTCCGCGAGGCCGAAGTTCTGGACGCGGCGATTGAAGAAGCGCGCGCCAAGGGCTTCCTCGGTTCGAACGCCTGCGGTTCGGGCTATGCTTTCGATGTATTCGTGCATCGCGGGGCAGGGGCCTATATCTGCGGCGAGGAAACCGCGCTCATCGAAAGCCTTGAAGGCAAGAAGGGCCAGCCGCGCCTGAAACCGCCGTTCCCTGCGAACGTTGGTGTCTGGGGCTGCCCGACCACGGTGAACAACGTGGAATCGATTGCCGTTGCCCCCACGATCCTGCGTCGCGGCGCCAGCTGGTTCTCCGGCATTGGCCGCCCGAACAACACCGGCACCAAGGTCTTCTGCATTTCCGGGCATGTGAACAAGCCCTGCAACGTGGAAGAAGAGATGGGCATTCCGCTGAAGGACCTGATCGAGAAGCATGCCGGCGGCGTGCGCGGCGGTTGGGACAATCTTCTGGCCGTCATTCCCGGCGGTTCGTCGGTGCCCCTGCTGCCCAAGTCGGTCTGCGACACGGTGCTGATGGATTTCGACAGCCTTCGTGAAGTGCAGTCGGGCCTTGGCACGGCGGCGGTGATCGTCATGGACAAATCCACGGATGTCGTGAAGGCGATTGCGCGTCTTTCCGCCTTCTACAAACACGAAAGCTGCGGCCAGTGCACGCCGTGCCGTGAAGGCACCGGCTGGATGTGGCGGGTGATGGAACGTCTGGTGAAGGGCGAAGCCGAGAAATCGGAAATCGACATGCTTCTCGACGTTTCGAAACAAATCGAAGGCCATACCATCTGCGCGCTTGGCGACGCGGCGGCTTGGCCGATCCAGGGTCTGATGCGCCACTTCCGCGGGGAAGTGGAAGCGCGGATCGATGCCTATCACGCCAAAGCGGCAGCGGAGTAA